A region from the Anaerolineae bacterium genome encodes:
- a CDS encoding DUF5317 domain-containing protein — protein MILTDAIVFLIILALLLKRDLSLIARLPYRGGWSVIIGVIALFILQATLIIYTSGQAVWQAALLIGAQLALVFLLLLNRHVPGIKLFVLGIILNTAVMVANGGWMPVTPEIYQFVHPGRPVELYSKPPSSKNIILPYNQTNLRLLSDIIPVTLPWRRNAVSGGDLCLVLGAAQFIFQINFKKKRGEEIVKLKGAVS, from the coding sequence ATGATTTTAACTGATGCCATAGTTTTTCTGATTATCCTGGCTCTACTCCTTAAACGCGATTTAAGCCTTATCGCCCGTCTGCCTTATCGCGGGGGGTGGAGCGTGATCATAGGGGTTATTGCTTTATTCATATTGCAAGCCACACTCATTATCTATACATCAGGGCAAGCTGTTTGGCAGGCGGCGCTTTTGATTGGGGCGCAGCTTGCCCTGGTATTTCTTTTGCTCTTGAACCGGCATGTGCCGGGAATTAAATTGTTTGTGTTGGGAATTATTCTTAACACTGCGGTGATGGTGGCCAATGGGGGTTGGATGCCGGTTACGCCAGAAATCTATCAGTTTGTTCATCCTGGCCGCCCGGTTGAGCTATATTCCAAACCACCAAGCAGTAAAAACATTATCCTGCCCTATAATCAAACCAACTTACGGCTTTTGTCCGATATTATTCCGGTCACTTTACCCTGGCGACGTAATGCGGTGAGCGGGGGTGATCTGTGTTTGGTTTTGGGCGCCGCTCAATTCATTTTTCAAATCAACTTCAAGAAAAAAAGAGGAGAGGAAATAGTGAAGTTAAAAGGCGCAGTATCCTAA
- the tsaE gene encoding tRNA (adenosine(37)-N6)-threonylcarbamoyltransferase complex ATPase subunit type 1 TsaE, protein MSPIFGQNTLDFISHSEAQTRRLGARLAEFLEPGDVLALEGELGSGKTRWAQGVCQGLAVTDPVNSPTFTLVNEYQGRLPVYHIDLYRLDQATEVFTFGLEDYLYGAGVSLIEWADRAEDFLPDDYLTVELHHLEETKRRIVLRSHSQRFVTVLAAFKETAFAQHYTS, encoded by the coding sequence ATGTCGCCAATTTTTGGGCAAAATACGCTTGATTTTATCAGTCATAGCGAGGCGCAAACGCGCCGCCTGGGCGCGCGCCTGGCCGAATTTCTGGAGCCTGGCGATGTGTTGGCCTTGGAGGGCGAATTGGGCAGCGGCAAAACGCGCTGGGCGCAGGGCGTGTGCCAGGGCCTGGCCGTCACCGACCCGGTTAACTCGCCTACCTTTACCCTGGTCAATGAGTATCAGGGGCGGCTGCCTGTGTATCATATTGACCTCTATCGTCTTGACCAGGCTACCGAAGTTTTTACCTTTGGTTTGGAAGATTATCTGTATGGCGCCGGAGTTTCCTTGATTGAATGGGCCGACCGGGCCGAGGATTTTCTGCCGGATGACTACCTGACCGTGGAACTGCATCACCTGGAAGAAACCAAGCGCCGCATTGTTTTGCGTTCGCACAGCCAACGTTTTGTCACCGTACTGGCCGCTTTTAAGGAAACTGCTTTTGCGCAACACTATACATCATAG
- the tsaB gene encoding tRNA (adenosine(37)-N6)-threonylcarbamoyltransferase complex dimerization subunit type 1 TsaB — protein sequence MILAIDTATQYASLALANPDSIFAEESWFSGRKHTVELMPRLARMLKLANLKVADLTALAVSLGPGSFTGLRIGLAVAKGLALPHKLPVVGVPTLEIVAYPFRADNLPVWAIVQAGRGRILAACYTRVDDHWQALDEPGLTNFAALARQIDQEALCAGEIDQEAAQILWRDSQHKATVVSPAARLRRAGYLAEIAAARLEESFQDDPDALAPIYLSSP from the coding sequence ATGATCCTGGCCATAGACACTGCCACCCAATATGCCAGTTTGGCCCTGGCCAACCCCGACAGTATTTTTGCTGAAGAGTCGTGGTTTTCCGGCCGCAAGCACACGGTTGAGTTGATGCCGCGTCTGGCCCGCATGTTAAAATTGGCCAATCTCAAAGTGGCCGATCTAACGGCGCTGGCCGTCTCGTTGGGGCCGGGGTCTTTTACCGGCTTGCGCATTGGCCTGGCCGTGGCCAAGGGCCTGGCCCTGCCCCACAAACTGCCAGTGGTGGGCGTACCTACCCTGGAGATTGTGGCCTATCCATTCCGCGCAGACAATTTGCCGGTATGGGCCATTGTCCAGGCCGGGCGAGGCCGGATTCTGGCCGCCTGTTATACCCGCGTTGACGACCATTGGCAGGCGCTTGATGAACCGGGCTTGACCAATTTTGCGGCCCTGGCCCGGCAAATTGACCAAGAAGCCCTATGCGCCGGCGAGATTGACCAGGAGGCCGCCCAAATTTTGTGGCGCGACTCCCAACACAAAGCCACGGTGGTCTCACCGGCCGCCCGGCTGCGGCGAGCCGGTTACCTGGCCGAAATTGCCGCCGCTCGCCTGGAGGAAAGTTTCCAGGACGATCCCGATGCGCTGGCCCCTATCTACCTGTCGTCGCCGTGA
- a CDS encoding cyclic nucleotide-binding domain-containing protein: MPNLSRQHYLNLLFPILRGQEAFTDFSDEELARFAEAAEFRFCEQGTRIIEQGQRGNEFFVVLNGQLRAVDVNYDPPRLLNYHDAGHIIGARALLTNERRAATVEVVVDARVAIFDKGDWDWLLHRQPRIETYFQNLESEFSKRALIDFPGRQWDEVVVASTKRHVLAFIAKLSLPLTLLILPLIFLIIAELVGIRFFSVTSGDLLLMVLAILPFILLAVGLTVYHYIDWRNDDFILTTKRFIHIERRLFYGEQRDEAPLTRIQDVWLAYPGFLDRFDYFHLRIKTAGAGDIRIKGITKAQQIKDQIFLEKERALARVRAAHVAAIRQLLAQELNWEETLEETILAIAETEGGMTTRPESYRSSFGVLNYFWPRVQNIEPDGVTITWRKHYWVYLQTVGLPLLAFLVSLYLFLATLVVWFPFGVVAGPFIQIGLGIAVAVSFLWYLWLYDGWRRDIYQVTRNRILDVTSSPFGLGGEIRSEGNLDDIQNITYEIPDLFSALINMGTVIIETAGTKDTFTFKKVLNPSSVQQEIFNRMVLVQQREREQRRDATTRDLLRVFAEYQHLLEKASAKGLVSLGQQPSNLP; encoded by the coding sequence ATGCCAAATTTAAGCCGACAACACTATCTTAACTTGCTGTTCCCTATTCTCAGAGGCCAAGAGGCTTTTACCGATTTTTCGGATGAAGAACTTGCCCGGTTTGCCGAGGCAGCCGAATTCCGTTTCTGCGAGCAGGGAACCCGGATCATTGAACAGGGGCAACGGGGGAACGAGTTTTTTGTGGTGCTCAACGGTCAATTACGGGCTGTTGACGTAAATTATGACCCTCCCCGCCTGTTGAACTACCACGATGCCGGCCACATCATTGGCGCCCGCGCCCTGCTTACCAATGAACGGCGGGCGGCTACGGTGGAAGTGGTGGTTGACGCCCGGGTGGCTATTTTTGATAAGGGCGATTGGGATTGGCTGCTTCATCGCCAGCCCAGAATAGAAACCTATTTCCAGAATTTGGAAAGTGAGTTCTCTAAACGCGCGCTCATAGATTTTCCTGGCCGGCAATGGGATGAAGTGGTGGTGGCTTCCACCAAGCGGCATGTTTTGGCCTTTATTGCCAAACTCTCCTTACCCTTGACGTTGCTGATTTTGCCCCTTATTTTTCTGATTATTGCGGAGTTAGTGGGGATCCGTTTTTTTTCGGTTACCTCCGGCGACCTGCTTTTGATGGTTTTAGCTATTTTGCCCTTTATCCTCCTGGCCGTAGGTTTAACCGTTTATCACTATATTGATTGGCGTAACGATGATTTTATTCTTACCACCAAACGTTTTATCCACATTGAGCGCAGGCTTTTTTATGGCGAGCAACGGGACGAAGCGCCGCTGACCCGCATTCAAGATGTCTGGTTGGCCTATCCCGGTTTCCTGGATCGGTTTGATTATTTTCACTTGCGCATAAAAACAGCCGGGGCCGGCGATATTAGAATTAAAGGCATTACCAAGGCCCAGCAAATCAAGGATCAAATTTTTTTAGAAAAAGAACGCGCCCTGGCGCGGGTGCGGGCAGCGCATGTAGCGGCCATCCGGCAATTACTGGCCCAGGAATTGAATTGGGAAGAAACCCTTGAGGAAACCATTCTGGCCATCGCCGAAACAGAGGGAGGTATGACCACCCGGCCTGAATCGTATCGCTCATCATTTGGCGTATTAAATTATTTTTGGCCCAGGGTGCAAAACATTGAGCCGGACGGCGTCACCATTACCTGGCGCAAACATTATTGGGTATATTTGCAAACTGTTGGTTTGCCGCTGCTGGCATTTTTGGTTTCTTTATATCTATTTTTGGCCACCCTAGTTGTGTGGTTCCCATTTGGAGTGGTAGCCGGCCCATTTATCCAGATAGGGCTGGGCATAGCGGTGGCGGTCAGTTTTTTGTGGTATCTGTGGCTTTATGACGGCTGGCGCAGAGATATTTACCAGGTTACGCGCAACCGTATCTTAGATGTGACCAGCAGTCCCTTTGGCCTGGGCGGCGAAATACGCAGCGAAGGCAACCTGGATGATATTCAAAATATCACCTACGAAATTCCCGACCTTTTCAGCGCTTTGATTAATATGGGTACCGTGATCATTGAAACTGCCGGCACCAAAGATACTTTCACCTTTAAAAAGGTTCTCAATCCCAGCAGCGTGCAGCAAGAAATTTTCAACCGCATGGTGCTGGTGCAGCAAAGAGAACGCGAGCAAAGACGGGACGCCACTACCCGTGACTTATTGAGAGTATTTGCAGAGTATCAACATCTCCTGGAGAAAGCCAGCGCCAAGGGGCTTGTTTCCCTGGGGCAACAACCGTCAAACCTACCCTAA
- a CDS encoding DUF4349 domain-containing protein has product MRTTLTDFVSFRFRGIGLLLILAIFSGLTTACGAAQMSATPMYDSVAEEAPAAPPPAVERGMVEPGYAGETGGATYGDSTALDDILTNAAAQAQAETRVIIYTGNMSLVVKDTQEAIKAVTNLAEEKGGYVSGSNIYQSGPVPRGNITIRVPAELYQETVADLRALAIRVEQESSNSQDVTEEYTDLQARKTNLEYTEEALQELLDERKRTGSTSDILEVYRELTNIRGQIEQIEGRLRYLTNQAALSTISIELIPDVLYQPVSVAGWEPQGVAKEAVQALVVTLQGLANLLIWFLIFLLPLLIIFLIPVVVIVLIIRWWWKRRQAKNKRQAQAEKTG; this is encoded by the coding sequence ATGAGAACCACTTTGACCGATTTTGTTAGCTTTCGTTTTCGGGGGATAGGGCTTTTGTTAATTTTGGCCATCTTTTCCGGTTTGACCACGGCCTGTGGCGCAGCTCAAATGTCTGCTACGCCTATGTATGACAGTGTGGCTGAAGAGGCTCCGGCTGCCCCGCCCCCGGCGGTTGAAAGGGGTATGGTTGAACCGGGTTATGCTGGCGAAACAGGCGGCGCAACCTATGGGGATAGCACCGCTCTGGATGACATTTTGACCAACGCCGCGGCTCAGGCCCAGGCGGAAACGCGGGTGATTATTTACACCGGCAATATGTCGTTGGTGGTTAAGGATACCCAAGAGGCCATTAAGGCTGTTACCAACCTGGCTGAGGAAAAGGGCGGCTACGTATCCGGGTCCAATATTTACCAATCTGGCCCGGTGCCGCGGGGGAACATCACCATTCGCGTGCCGGCGGAGCTTTACCAGGAGACGGTGGCCGATTTGCGCGCCCTGGCTATTCGAGTGGAGCAGGAAAGTTCCAACTCGCAGGACGTCACCGAAGAGTACACCGATTTGCAGGCCCGCAAAACCAACCTGGAATATACCGAAGAGGCTTTGCAAGAGTTGCTCGACGAGCGAAAGCGCACCGGCAGCACCAGCGATATTTTGGAAGTGTACCGCGAGTTGACCAACATTCGCGGCCAAATTGAGCAAATCGAGGGACGCTTGCGTTACCTCACCAACCAGGCGGCGCTTTCAACTATTAGCATTGAGCTTATCCCCGATGTATTGTACCAGCCGGTCAGTGTGGCCGGGTGGGAGCCACAGGGGGTGGCCAAAGAAGCGGTGCAGGCTTTGGTGGTCACGCTCCAGGGGTTAGCCAATCTGTTAATCTGGTTCCTTATCTTTTTACTGCCTTTGCTCATAATCTTTTTAATCCCTGTGGTGGTGATTGTTTTGATTATCCGCTGGTGGTGGAAACGACGCCAGGCCAAAAACAAAAGGCAGGCGCAGGCCGAAAAAACAGGCTGA
- a CDS encoding metallophosphoesterase family protein, with amino-acid sequence MRCLLISDIHANLAAFETVLKDAEGLYDKVWCLGDMVGYGPDPNECVELLLTLDHLCIAGNHDWAVLGKLDVDDFNPDARFATLWTRDQLTDKVRDYLNNLPVASVEESLYTLVHGSPRHPIWEYILYPTVAQPNFRQFNTPYCFVGHTHSPIIFQEAEEPGEMCEALVPEFNNSPLPLGERRLIINPGSVGQPRDGDARAAYGILDVETNTFEHRRVTYPVSVTQEKLKGYDFPERLWKRLAFGW; translated from the coding sequence ATGCGTTGTCTCCTCATCTCCGATATTCACGCGAACTTGGCTGCTTTTGAAACCGTTCTGAAAGATGCTGAGGGGTTATACGATAAAGTCTGGTGCCTGGGCGACATGGTTGGCTATGGCCCGGACCCTAACGAGTGTGTAGAGTTATTGCTGACCCTGGATCACCTGTGTATCGCCGGTAATCACGATTGGGCCGTGCTGGGTAAACTTGATGTTGACGACTTCAATCCCGACGCCCGTTTTGCCACGTTGTGGACCAGAGACCAGTTGACCGATAAAGTGCGCGATTATCTGAACAACCTGCCGGTGGCCTCTGTTGAGGAGAGCTTGTATACCCTGGTCCACGGCAGTCCTCGCCATCCAATTTGGGAATATATTCTCTACCCTACGGTGGCCCAACCCAATTTCCGGCAGTTCAACACGCCCTACTGTTTTGTGGGACATACCCACAGCCCGATCATTTTTCAAGAGGCCGAAGAACCGGGCGAGATGTGCGAGGCCCTGGTACCAGAATTCAATAACAGCCCCCTGCCCTTGGGCGAACGGCGTTTGATTATTAACCCCGGCAGTGTAGGCCAACCTCGTGACGGCGACGCCAGAGCCGCTTATGGTATTTTAGACGTGGAGACCAACACCTTTGAACATCGGCGCGTTACTTACCCGGTAAGCGTTACTCAGGAAAAACTAAAAGGGTACGATTTTCCCGAACGTCTTTGGAAGAGATTGGCGTTTGGCTGGTAA
- a CDS encoding response regulator — MKKILIVDDQPQVQELLKITLELDDHNLLFADDGQQAMQIARTEQPDIILLDIMMPNSKIDGLEVCRRIKADPVTAGIIIILLSARGQREDIQMGLAAGADEYITKPFRPSVLMEKVERFLTKKLMFQKIYLDRYSFQ, encoded by the coding sequence ATGAAAAAAATCTTGATCGTAGACGACCAGCCCCAAGTGCAAGAATTACTAAAAATCACCCTTGAATTGGACGACCACAACCTCTTATTTGCTGATGATGGTCAGCAGGCTATGCAAATAGCGCGTACCGAACAGCCCGACATTATCTTGCTGGATATTATGATGCCCAACAGCAAAATAGATGGGCTAGAGGTCTGCCGCCGGATTAAAGCCGACCCGGTTACGGCCGGTATTATCATTATCCTGCTTTCGGCCAGAGGGCAGAGAGAGGACATTCAAATGGGCCTGGCTGCCGGCGCCGATGAATATATCACCAAACCTTTCCGACCCTCTGTTTTGATGGAAAAAGTTGAAAGATTTTTAACCAAAAAATTGATGTTTCAAAAAATTTATCTGGACCGATACAGTTTTCAGTGA
- the rimI gene encoding ribosomal protein S18-alanine N-acetyltransferase encodes MRDKALPFCLEPMRPADIPQVMAVEQAAYTMPWPRKAYAYELEQNKLAHYFVLRTRPPVPTQTTLIGLGGFWLMADEAHLMTLAIHPDWRRLGLGEWMLLFLLKKAQALGALVATLEVRPSNQTALALYHKYNFQEVGRRPRYYDDNHEDALILTTSALASLDYQAMLSQRQATLGQHLAQIKIDKKEELD; translated from the coding sequence GTGCGTGATAAAGCCTTACCCTTTTGCCTTGAGCCGATGCGCCCCGCCGATATTCCCCAGGTAATGGCGGTGGAGCAAGCCGCCTACACCATGCCCTGGCCCCGCAAAGCCTACGCCTACGAACTCGAGCAAAACAAGTTAGCTCATTATTTTGTCTTGCGTACCCGTCCTCCCGTCCCCACCCAAACAACCCTCATCGGCCTGGGTGGTTTTTGGCTCATGGCCGATGAAGCGCACCTGATGACCCTGGCTATCCATCCGGATTGGCGGCGGTTGGGCCTGGGCGAGTGGATGCTGCTGTTTTTGCTGAAAAAAGCGCAAGCCTTGGGCGCCCTCGTCGCCACCCTGGAAGTGCGCCCCTCTAACCAAACTGCCCTGGCGCTGTACCACAAATACAATTTTCAAGAGGTCGGGCGCCGGCCCCGTTACTATGACGATAATCACGAAGATGCTCTTATTTTAACTACCTCTGCCCTGGCTTCGCTTGACTATCAGGCCATGCTTAGCCAACGCCAGGCTACGCTGGGCCAACATTTGGCCCAAATCAAGATAGACAAAAAAGAAGAATTGGATTAG
- a CDS encoding glycosyltransferase family 39 protein: MARLPAVRLQKRPIYWLLLFTLLGFSLRLHHLTFQPLWGDEGWSFYFVGQSFSQLLALTAIDIHPPFYYILLKLWLFIVGIGPEEARFWSVITGVMLIPILYGLGRRLFSDYRIGLAGAAVGAVMPLAIYYSQEVRMYELVTLLGALSAYCFTRWPDDTPGNIKTSKTLNFFGGRWQPRRWWLMAYILTTTAALYTHYYAAFIILAQGLYVLLIFVRRHEKYLTRASIWASLVPFVYMGLLYLPWLIYLGPRLQNYIANKREVEGYAPLSLIRFFGDHLIAFSIGHLPDYLQQYTWTALPFVFMAALGFIAVVTSQKPKSYLLPLYLFTPLVAGYLINLTFPFTPRFFERTLLLAAPAYWLLIAAGIIFLWDRQYILVGTFVLAMLLVTNVSLISFYRIPRYPQEDYRPLLQNIAGRATPEDTLLASYQWQLGFYYAYLSPPRPRLFSVPGWGKDWAGEAGHNRLVQDLTGIFAASPRLWFPAHQTLGHLWEDQAEAAIAGLGYPALLEWYSPQTKLTLAGAPPSAFTNGPSANFANRLTLLVAGVGNQKYEAGRGVVPVELTWRKEKSLGSSHLVSLRLSDAGGRTWAVRDSHPCAGQEFFTDLAVGDTLIDRHGLLIPAGTPPGSYRLLLSVRRVNDAHPLNLLDINGQPLGVELLLAHIEVVDPHPAIDPAVLPAQFITTALFGQKIKLVGYSLGSGPFKAGETLPLTLFWQSLADHPGPLTLSLHLQDAAGRFVFSQQKEPLRPTTDWRQGTLLRDPQDVSLPPTLPPGDYHLVISVSTPAQVPLKVEGQDELLLTTITTIDRPHTFAAPEPQIELAVNFSHQAQLVGLDLPQPHLKAGEWLSLTLYWQALATPEKSWTVFVHLLNDDGQIIAQQDQLPGGGQFPTTGWLPNEYITDGYNLFVPAATPPGQYRLAIGLYDANNFGRLPVVEKGKIVKDHVLLDSWPITVE; encoded by the coding sequence TTGGCCCGTTTACCAGCCGTCCGCCTGCAAAAACGCCCTATTTACTGGCTGCTGCTTTTTACGCTGCTTGGTTTTAGCCTGCGCTTGCATCATCTCACTTTCCAACCTCTATGGGGCGACGAGGGGTGGAGTTTTTATTTTGTCGGGCAATCGTTTTCTCAATTATTAGCCCTCACGGCCATTGATATCCATCCCCCGTTCTATTACATCCTGCTAAAACTTTGGCTCTTTATTGTGGGGATAGGGCCAGAAGAGGCCCGTTTCTGGTCTGTAATAACCGGCGTAATGTTAATTCCTATCCTCTATGGGTTAGGGCGGCGTCTTTTCAGCGACTATCGTATTGGCCTGGCCGGGGCGGCGGTGGGAGCGGTGATGCCGTTGGCCATCTACTATTCGCAAGAAGTGCGAATGTATGAACTGGTTACCTTATTGGGCGCCTTATCGGCCTACTGCTTCACTAGATGGCCGGATGATACGCCCGGCAATATAAAAACGTCAAAAACTTTAAATTTTTTCGGGGGGCGTTGGCAGCCGCGCCGGTGGTGGTTGATGGCCTATATCCTGACCACTACCGCAGCCCTGTATACGCATTATTACGCGGCCTTCATTATCCTGGCCCAAGGATTGTACGTCCTACTCATTTTTGTCCGCAGACATGAAAAATATCTGACCAGGGCTTCTATTTGGGCCTCCTTGGTCCCTTTTGTCTACATGGGCTTGCTTTATTTACCCTGGCTCATTTACCTGGGGCCGCGCCTGCAAAACTACATTGCCAACAAGCGTGAAGTTGAAGGCTATGCGCCGCTCAGCCTCATCCGCTTTTTTGGTGACCACCTGATTGCTTTCAGTATCGGCCATCTGCCCGATTATTTGCAGCAATACACCTGGACGGCTTTGCCCTTTGTTTTTATGGCTGCCCTGGGTTTTATTGCCGTTGTCACCTCTCAAAAACCCAAATCTTATCTCCTCCCGCTTTATCTCTTTACCCCCCTGGTAGCAGGCTATCTGATTAACTTGACCTTTCCCTTTACGCCGCGCTTCTTTGAGCGGACGCTCCTGTTAGCCGCCCCGGCCTATTGGCTGCTCATTGCCGCCGGTATTATCTTTTTGTGGGATCGCCAATATATTCTGGTTGGCACCTTTGTGCTGGCCATGCTTCTGGTCACTAATGTCAGTTTGATCAGTTTTTACCGCATTCCCCGCTATCCCCAAGAAGATTATCGCCCCCTGCTTCAAAATATCGCCGGGCGGGCCACGCCGGAAGACACCCTCCTGGCCAGTTACCAGTGGCAGCTTGGTTTTTATTATGCTTATCTATCTCCCCCTCGTCCTCGCCTTTTTTCAGTGCCCGGCTGGGGCAAAGATTGGGCCGGGGAGGCCGGCCATAACCGGCTTGTCCAAGACCTGACCGGCATCTTTGCCGCGTCGCCGCGGCTTTGGTTTCCGGCGCATCAAACCCTGGGCCATCTCTGGGAAGATCAGGCCGAAGCAGCCATTGCCGGCCTGGGCTATCCGGCGCTGTTAGAGTGGTACAGTCCCCAAACCAAATTGACTCTGGCCGGAGCGCCTCCTTCCGCCTTTACCAACGGCCCTTCGGCCAATTTTGCCAACCGGCTCACCTTACTGGTGGCCGGGGTGGGCAATCAGAAATACGAAGCGGGGCGGGGCGTTGTTCCGGTTGAACTGACCTGGCGCAAGGAAAAGAGCCTGGGCAGCAGTCACCTGGTCAGCCTGCGCCTGAGCGATGCCGGGGGCCGCACCTGGGCCGTCCGCGACAGCCATCCTTGCGCCGGGCAGGAATTTTTTACAGATTTGGCCGTTGGCGACACCCTCATTGACCGGCATGGTCTGCTCATCCCCGCCGGAACCCCGCCCGGCTCATACCGCCTGCTGTTGAGCGTGCGCCGCGTCAACGATGCCCATCCGCTTAATTTGCTTGACATCAACGGCCAACCCCTTGGCGTGGAATTGCTCCTGGCCCATATAGAAGTGGTTGACCCTCACCCGGCTATTGACCCGGCTGTTCTGCCGGCCCAATTTATCACCACGGCCCTATTTGGCCAGAAGATAAAACTGGTTGGCTACAGCCTGGGTTCCGGCCCCTTTAAAGCCGGCGAAACATTGCCCCTCACCCTTTTCTGGCAATCCTTGGCCGACCACCCCGGCCCGCTGACCCTTTCCCTCCACCTGCAAGATGCGGCCGGCCGGTTTGTTTTCTCTCAGCAAAAAGAACCTCTCCGCCCCACCACAGATTGGCGGCAGGGCACATTGCTGCGCGACCCCCAAGATGTATCCTTGCCGCCAACTCTCCCGCCCGGCGATTATCATTTAGTCATCAGTGTTTCTACGCCCGCGCAAGTGCCGTTGAAAGTTGAGGGTCAGGATGAGTTGCTTCTGACCACCATCACCACCATTGACCGCCCCCACACCTTTGCCGCGCCTGAACCCCAAATTGAGCTGGCTGTTAATTTTAGCCACCAGGCCCAATTGGTCGGCCTGGACCTGCCCCAGCCCCACCTCAAGGCCGGCGAGTGGCTGTCCCTGACTCTTTACTGGCAGGCTCTGGCCACGCCTGAGAAAAGTTGGACTGTTTTTGTCCACCTGCTCAATGATGATGGTCAAATCATCGCCCAACAGGACCAACTTCCGGGCGGCGGCCAATTCCCCACCACCGGCTGGCTTCCCAACGAGTACATCACCGACGGTTACAACTTGTTTGTCCCGGCGGCTACCCCCCCCGGCCAATACCGGCTGGCAATTGGCCTGTATGACGCCAACAATTTTGGGCGATTGCCGGTGGTAGAGAAGGGAAAAATAGTTAAAGACCATGTACTTTTGGATAGTTGGCCGATTACGGTGGAATAG